Within the Medicago truncatula cultivar Jemalong A17 chromosome 4, MtrunA17r5.0-ANR, whole genome shotgun sequence genome, the region tgaaataaatattatgcATGACGTTCTAAGGCTGATAAATATGTTTTgacttaatacatcatttggtcccttaacttaattctttttattgaattggtcccctaactattaaacgtttcaatttggtcatttatctttgttttcatcatctatttaatcatattttattaattttaaacctCTCAAAAAGAagaccgttggataaaggaGGTCCATCAGATCTAACAGTGTATCACTAACACCTAATATAATGCCCCTTTCATcttccatcttttatttcttctccATCCTATGAACTTCATACTACCACCACAGCCCAGAAAATAATATCTAACACCACAACCTTTAACCCATTAACTCATATAAACTCGTAGAATAAACTCTTTACCACATCTTCGGTAACATTTGAGTTTATGGGTTTTTCTTACAATCAAACATTATGCctctttcatcttcatcttcaacattCACAAAAGCTTACAAACTTCCAATTTTAACATACAACTCTCACTCTTTGCATTAGGAATTGAATCAGTTACCATAACACCCACCAACCCAAACTTAAACGATAAACTCACAGATGTCAAACTTTGATACTAAAACAGTAAAACGCGAAAACCTCTTCCTCGATTCGTCTTTCAATTCACGTGGTATGTAAAGTTGTGTAATTTATAAAAGGTGATTTTTTTCTCTGGAGAAATCTTttcataattcttttttttttaatgttaattgtttgtcatagtttattttatttgactatGTATACAAATAGAAAGAGGCGTGAATTATTTGTGGTGGATTATGGGTTTGTTTGTGGTGattcatgttgttgttgttgaagaatcaattgttgtttgttgttaattaacggatttaattgatttttatgaatttaaatgatGATTCATGATTGTTGCTGATTTATGTTGTTGCTAATGGAAGAATTGTTCTGACCGTGAAATCACTTCATCATCCCCAAGCAACAGAGAAGAAGAAATCACATCCAGCCACAATTCttaagggaaagaaaaaaatggcaTATGCTGCAATGAAACCCATTAAGCCTGGTTTGGAAGAATCTCATGAACAGATCCATAAGATTAGGAGGATCATTCgttgggaagaagatgaagaaagtaatATAATTAGGCGCTGGTGATACACGATTAGATCTGATAGACCtcctttatccaacggtctTCTTTTTGAGaggtttaaaattaataaaataggatcaaattgatgatgaaaacaaagataaatgaccaaattgaaacgtttaatagttaggggaccaattcgaaaaaaagaattaagttaagggaccaaacgatGTATTAAGCCATATGTTTTCAAAACATTAGTTGATCCTATGAAGGCCTAAAACCAGTGTAGGAGGTAGAAGAagtttttaaaaaggaaaagtcATTTGGACGTTTGTTTGTAGTTGATCACCATCACATAGTGTTTCGTTGGGGGCAAATGGAGGCGAAGGAAACAAAATGGCTTCTGACTCAATTTTAATCGCATTAACAAAAACATCCTTATATAAAATctatcatgaaaaaaaaaaaaaaaaacttattttagacACTGTTAGTATCAAGAGTTTTTGCACTTTAGTCATTCATAACCGTCACATAATTAGAAATGTTTGACTTTTATCATGACGACTTCTAAAGTCACACACATGATTGGTTGTGATGTGCTGacaatgtaattttattttacactaACAGCgcatgaaaattaaactctGGAAAAATGCTAGAAATAGTTAACTAGTCATTGCTCTACTACATTGAAGTCCCTCTTCCTACTTCTAAAGTCACACTCATGATTGGTAGTGATGTGCTGacaatgtaattttattttttgcgttgtagattttttttttaagtttgtcgttttgtcttttgatttattaattatagCATTATTTAAACTGTCCAAGTTATTCAATTAACATGTAAGGTTTCATCTATTGGAATTTTTTCTTATCAGATACTGCAAAATTAACATCTGTTTTGACACATTACAgtctaataaaataatttggatGGATGATCACGATATGGCAATTTAATGTAATGGATAAACTGAGCGACTCAGATGaacaaattgaaaatatgaagGACAAAATTTAATGCAGAGAAAAGATATAGGGACAAACTTAATTaagatataattttatttttgtcatacATGTTATTTTTGGGCAGtattgtatcaatttttttagtttctatcTTTTCCCTTTTGGTCATAAAAGCACgggaatagaaaataaaatggaggaAGAAAGGGTTAGGCAGTAAAACACAAATCTGAGTTGTTATTAATACCGTGTTTTTGCATTTTCTAGTAAATTATGGATCTTTAGTCTTCACTGCATTGGGTTTTTATTTTGTCACTAGCttatttttctctattctttGATTGGTTTCTTTAGGGGGATCAATAATGTTGATCAACATGCTTCAAAATCTAATGATGAAAAGTCATGTACCAGAAGCAAGGAAGGTCAGTGATCTCCatcatattttatgttttgttttgttgatggCTTTTAATAGTTCAATGAGATTGGTAAATAGTAGGAATTGTTGTCCTATTTGGTGTTTCTTACAATAGCTTCTGATAGCACTGTGTACTTTTGCAGGAAAATCAGGAGATCCAGTGGGTAATGTCTCTAAATCCCTATTTAGTTCAACTGCTTTTGTTCTTGTAGCATTTCTTGGAAACTTGGAAATCTTATATCCTTTCATTATTTCAGAAGTGTCAATCCTGCTGAGGATGCATCCCCTTTTACTTGAGGTGTGAGGCATGCATCTAAGTCATATCATGACCTTTTTGGTCAAAATGgcttttttgtttagttttggcAGGAACGAGGGATAGGTGACCTATAGAAAGTTTTAAACTCTGGCATCATTTCGCCTACATGTTTGAGATTGGCTGTACCAGATAGTTGCCTTCTTATTGGTAGCTGAAATGACACTTAAAATCCCTACTTATTCGTTCTTTATCCTATTGAGTATGGAATAAGAAGCAGTAGAGTTGTCGATCTGGCTTATCTGCGGGAAAATATTGACAGaagcataaaaaacaaaaaaaaaaactttgaacaACGTTGAAGGACAAACTTAGGTGGCTTCACACATCTTTGGTGGTTATTCTTTTCACCATCAGATCAAGATGCATTCTCCTTTTTGTCACCTTCAAACTGAAGGAAACACATACAAACTTAGCTGCTCATTACAAGCCAAACTGATAACAGCATACTTTATTCATATTGTCTCTCTCCCTCAATAAATTTTGTTGCATTACTTGCAAGAGTCATCAATATTGTCTATCTCTCTTAAAATGACGTAGTTTTTCGGACTGCTGCCTCAACATGCCTTTCTCCTCATTTTGATACATATTGTAATATATTCCATGTGAATGACATCTTTTACtcaatttgtttgtttaattgAATGTCAGAGAAACCTCAAGGGAACACtgttgaaaatgagaaaataaggACACTGCAGAGAAGCTTACATCGTTCACTGAAGCCAGAGATAGCAAAGCTTTGTGAAATTCTTCATCTCCCAGTATGCTACTTGTTTTTACTTTACTAGGTTTTACTTGCTGTGTGTTTGTACCATGGTTTCGTCGACTAGAGTACGCTTTATTTTCTGGAATGTTCTCGAGTTTTTTAATCACGGTTTGATTTTGTTGGAGAGCGTTCATGTGTCATTACTCAGTGATGGATTAATTTTGTTGTATTATGGAGTCATTGAATACATTGAAATGGCCGCAATAATGGCTATACTTGTAAGCAATAAAACCTGGATTCAAGATTATGAATGCCCATAACCTAAGGAATATGGAGCACGTacctttcaatttcaaaatagtttacAATTTCATAGATATTTGAATGCATTTGACTTTGGTTTTAAAAATGAGGATTGCTGTTGAATTCTTCTAATCCAACTTTGCCCGCAACATCAAGCACTTTAAAAGATTGTTCACTGTTATTCACGTGTCTTGTGATGGTTGATCTAGTATGCCAATCTAAGCTCTATTATCATCAAATTAGATGGTGTTTTAACATATCTTTGTGACATTGCAGGATAATGTCAAGAGTATGGCTGgaaaatttcttgaatataCGATGAACAATTACAAGATCTGTACAGAACCAGTATCAATATTACAGGCCTTTCAATTATCTCTGGTCagaatattttctatatttttcttttgtttcattcatttctttttcttattcagtTTCCCCCTACCTTAGCATGGCAgcattactttttctttctttttttcttcagaaaattggaatttttttttttctttttccctgTAAATATGTGACTGCCAGTAATCCAAGGTCAATTGTATAAGTAGATTGTTTTTGTGGTCACATAAGATTTGGCTGTTGCCAGCTTTTTCCTCGTTTTGTTTTGCGCCTTCTGGAACTTGTTTTGAATTATTGCCTCCTCTCCAGGATCTCACTAAATTATAAAGAACATTATGCTTGGTTCTTGATCCAGCTGGTCAACTTCAtgcttattttttatgttgcCTACCTTGAAACTAAATGCAAGTTGAGATTCTGATTCCTGGGTAGCATAGTCAGCTGGATAATAAATGAGGCTACATTCAAGCCTCCACATGCATGTAGGCATTGGTTTCATGGTAAAAAAATGTTGACTTGAAGCAACTCCAATTATTCTTTACCCGATTCTGTGATAGGCTACAGTAGAAAGAAATAAGATACTGAAATAAGACTGGTAGTATTAATGTAAATGGTAacagaaaaatagaagaaaatctTATAGCAAGCTATCAGCCCCAGCCAAGTGGTTCCCTCACCAGAGAATAATTCCTGGTGATCCCACTCACTTCTAACAGAATTCCAGAATGAAGCCCACTCTCTGCCCTCATTACTTATGTAACTAACTTTCCCCTGTACAAGTCATTTCCCTCACTTGCCAGCTCAGTCGGTCcattattcttaaaaaatttcCTATAGTAAACCTGCTAAGCCTTGGACCTGCCATCAGGACTTGGTATCAGCTGGCCCAATTCTTCTACACAAGTTCTATCACTTAGTTTcaattgaatatttattttctccCAGTCATTATATTTAaacaatttcctttttctttgaaatttatTTGACCCCTTTATCCTTTTTTCCTCCTCCTTATGGCACAACGATCACCATCTCAAAACCCCATTTAATATGGGAATATACTATTTACTTGATGGCCTTTAATACATTTAACTCACTAGCTTTTTCCTGTATTGTTTCAGTGTTGGACAGCTGCTTCTCTGCTAAGCCACAAACTTGACACTGAAGCTTCCCTCATTCTTGCAAAGCAGCACTTGAATTTTGACTGTAATAAAGATGCCGTTGATGAAATTAATGCAATGCTTTGGGATCTGAAGGACAAGTTTTTATTACGTACAGGAAGCTCCGGTGTCAATTGCTCTCCAAAGGCCTCTGAATCATCAAACAGGGTTCATTCAAACACAGATGTAACATCAGATGTTGAATTGACCAAAAAAGTTATTTCCAGAATTTCCAGAAATACTAAAGAAACTCAGAAGCGCAAAGACCAATGGAGAGAGCTACTTCATATGCAACAGGAAAACAAACTTAAGTTGCAAAGAGATTTTGAGACCGAAATGGCTGATTTAGGAAGAAGGTACAAAATAGAGTGGGTAGCTATTAAATCCCAAgctctgaagaagaagaagaacgagATGCTCAGTAATTTCACAAGTGGATTTGATGAaatgaaaacagaaataaaaagtaaGTATGACGTACGTCTCCGTGCTCTAGAGACCGAACATTTGGAAGCAAGACAGAAATTCCGAGAGTCGTCGTTACAAAATGAATTGTCAAACCTAGTTTCTTCGAAGGAACTTGAAACTCCCCTTAATGCTCCGAAAATCCTTCTGTCTGATGAAGTGCTAGAAACTAGTTGTGCACAGGCCACTGCCAGTGAGTTGAGTAGGGAGGCAGCTGTGGGGTTACCCAGCACAGTCAGAAGTACTGTTTATCCAGAGAATACAGCTCCTCTGTCCGCAGATCAAATATCTGATGGAGGTTTAGATGGGGTTGTATCATCAAGGCCTTGTAACTCTTCTAGTCCAAGTAATGGTCATCCAGCTACAATTTCTCTGTTGAATTCACCATCTTCAACTCAACAAGTTTCTGATAGAGTCTTGCCGACCATAGCTGATGGACAGATACCAGTCATAGTGCCAGAATTGATAAGAGATGCAGCTGTGGGATTCCCCAGCACAGTTAGAACTACTGATTATCCAGAGAATGCAGCTCCTTTGAATTCTTCATCAACAGATCAAATATCTGATGGAGGTTTAGACGGTGTTGTATCATCATCGCCTTGTATCTTTTCTAGTCCAGGCGATGGTCGTCCAGCTACATCTTCCCTTTTGAATCCGCCTTCTTCAAAGCAGCAAGTTCCTGATAGTGTCGTGCCAGCTATAACTGATGGACAAATACCAGTCACAATGCCAGAAAATAGCCATGAAGAGGCTGAATGTGAATTAGTAGACAACATGGAAGTGAATGAGAGTACTACACCGGACAACCAGGAAGTAGTACAGAGAACCATAGCTGAAAACACTTCGTCCCAAGAGACTTCAGTATCTAGAGCACGGGATTCCATTGAGCCTCGAGAGCAAGTGCAGGTGCAGCCATTATCATCCGTAGAATCACCGCTTAGTCTGCCAGAAAATAGCCATGAAGAGGCTGAATATGAATTAATAGACAACATGGAAGTAAACGAGAGTACTACACCAGACAACCAGGAAGTAGTACAGAGAACCATAGCAGAAAACACTTTGTCCCAAGAGACTTCAGTATCTAGAGCACGGGATCCCATTGAGCCTCGAGAGCAAGTGCAGGTGCAGCCATTATCATCTGTAGAATCACCACTTAGTCCAGTTCATATTTTACCTGCAAATCAACCAAATCGTGTTTCAATGGTCATGGAGCCTCCAGAGCAGGTGCGGTTACCCTCTTCAGGGTTCCTTTCTTCCAACCGAGATTTCTGTCTCTTACCTTTGGCGACTGGAGGTGTAGACCGGGAAGGGACCAATAAAGATTCTCTCTCCAGACAATTTCCTGAGGCAATGATTGAGGTTCGAAATCAAGCTGTTGAGCAACCTACCTCAAACATGGAAGTTGATTCACATTCACGTCTAGTTGTGCCTCCTGGCTCAAACATGGTCCTTGATTCACTTGTGCCTGGTGGATTCGGAGCCCATTTGACAGACACACGAAATATGTCAACTCACAGAGTTATCAATAATCTTCCCATACAGACTCCAGCACAATTGGCTTCGAGGAATTTTCGACCTTACTTCCATGATCCACTCAATTATGAATTGGAAAGACTACGTAAACTGACAGATCAAAATCGGAAAAACCATGAAGATATGGTTagcttctttccttcttctctcATTGATGTGAGAATACCAATTAGATTTTATATCttatatcttctttttttttataactgcTATATTGTTCTATTTGTTGGAGCAGAAGTTACAGCTGAAATGTAATTTTGAGAAGGAAGTTGAGGAACTTCACAGGAAGTATGATATTCAAATGAAGGAGATTGAGGTTGAGTTtcagaaaacaaagaagaacTATGATACGCAATCTAGAACAGTATATATACATAAGATATTGGCTGATACTTTTAAAAAGGCTAATTTTGATCCTATGTTTTCCGGTGCATCGGGAATGCTGCAAGGAATACTCCCTTATGGTGAGTTCAGTAATTGTTGAAATGTCTATGACATCTATTTTTCTCTTGATCttgactataatttttttaccaaaataagAAGTATATTTGCTGCTCTCGTAAACATATCTGAATTGCTGTTACCAgtaagatatttgtgaaggacAATATAGTGCTTCTTCTAATTTTTAAtcacttttataattttaaacacCTCCCCAAAATAGGAAAATGCAAATCTGCAAAAAAATGCATTTGCTGCAGCTGTTGTTTTTAAGGTTGGCTGTTTGGATTTTCCTAAATGTTTTGGGaaggttttatttaattaagtatgCAATTGTATATGTCTTTTGCTGTGTTTGCGAGCACATTCATCTCTTCACATTCTACTAATTTAGGGACAAATCCTCTGCTCTTTCTGGTTTATCATTTTCTAACCACATTATACTATTGTCAGATGCAGGTTTTTCACAGCTTTTATTTCAGCCTTCAAGACAGCAAAATGCTACTCAGCCCCCTCTGGTTGCTAGTTCCTCTGTCTGTAGACCTCCCACAACCACATTGCAGAATTCACATGTTTCAACTAGCTCTCACACTATGGTACCACCACCCACACAGGCCTCTTACAATACATCAGGAAATATCAGCGGGTTTTCTGCAAGAATACCTCATACCAACTCCATCTCTTCACCCTCGGGAAATCAGCAAACAGGTAGGGAGATACGTTCCCCTCTGCGACGTCTCCTGCCTCGTTTACCCTCAACATCTGTATCAGCCTCTGGTATCAGTGGGGATATCCGTACCCCTGCACCACCTCTTCCGCCTTATAGACCTTCAGCATCGATACCAGCATCCACTCATAGCGGGGAGATACGTGCCCCTGCCCCACATCTCCCGCCATATAGACCTTCTACAACTGTACCACCCTCCACTCATAGCGGGGAGATACGTACCCCTGCACCACATCTGATGTATAGACCTTCAACATTTGTACCACCCTCCACTCATAGCGGGGAGATACGTGGCCCTGCACCGCATCTCCCACCGTACAGACCCTCAACATCTGTACCAGCCTCAAGTTTCAGTGGAGTTCCACTTTGTATTCCTAATCAACCTGCACCTAGTAACTCTTCTGCAAATTCTTTATCATTAACGTCTCAGTGGCTTCCCAGACCAATGCCGGCAATCTCTCAGTTTGGTCCTCATAGGGGGCATGGGCATGAGAACACAGGTGGGTTCCCCTCTCCTAACCTATCTGCCGGGGATATGCGCATGAGTTCTAATAGCCAATCTAGCATTAATCTGCCAAATACTATGCCGCGTATGTCAGATCATTCCCAATTTGGCACAAGTAGCAGCATGCCAGCTAACTCAGCCCAAGAAGCTACACCTTCTGATGTTGTCTGTATATCAGATGATGACTGACCAGAGGAAgtgttcaaatattttttgcaTATTTGTCCTAACACTAGGCGATGATACATATGCTCATTTTTCTGCTAATCAATCAAGCATCTGACTTGAATTTAGGACATAATTTTGGTGATGGTAAGTGGCAATGCCTTGCTCACcagtttttgttttgtgtaactaatcattaatttattatataccAGATGTACATATATAACGTATACTTAATGTAATTAAGTACATGGTTATCTTGGGGATTGCAATTAATAGCCGTACGCATAAATTAAAcagtattttcatttttttaacggAGAATAAAACAGTATTTAAATATCATATCTatcatgaatttatttttttattttattttttaagagtaTGGGTCTCTTTTTTGTTAACCTATTGTAAGCACACTTAATTTTGAACATTCTGCCACTCAAtcttttattaaatgaaattattatggGAGCCACGTATTGAAAATAGGTCATACATAAAGCGGTGGAATCAGATGGATTTAAGCTAATATAAAAGAGtagtaaaatttaattaaaaaaaatacagattTGATCTACTAAATACAGATGTTCATAAGGTGTTATTAAACTATTAAGTGGAATTATTCTAACACAAGTTACTCTTGCTAATTTGATTccgcaattttttttttattgaatttaacaTTGATATATGTATATTATTAAAAGCGTGGGGTagtatatatctttttttaggggagtaCATGCTAATATCGTGTTTCCTTCACAATAATAAAACTAAGGAAATGTTAAAGAGTATCATTGAAGCATTGGTTGAAAGAACATagatagaaataatttattgaaaaattgtatgtaaataaatattttcttcgTTTATTTTAACTTcttgagaaacaaaaaaaaactttgtttatttttttgtggaataatttgttttctgagaaatttatttaattgaatgaattttttgtAGATGATGAGGTatacataataaaatttattaaaatatatttatatttgagtttatcgAATATGACATATCTTTATTGTTGTTTACTATATTTGAGTGAGGATTACAGCCACAAGTAAGCCATGATAATGGCTGAAATTTCCACTTATCGTTTTGTCCCTTTATATTACTCTTTAGTTTTTTCCATGACAACGATGTTTTATGGACATCTACTTTTTTGTACTTATACGACATCTAATTAATGATATGAAAAATTTTAGTTTAGTTAATTTAGATCACGTTAAATATTATAGTTAATCATTTAATTTATCATCTATTTAAATGAGTTAATTACAATTGTATATGTGATTAACTTGGTGTCGTGCAtgtgtagtaaaaaaaaatgtgtgtccATAAAACATTATTGTTTTAATAAATGAGAAATAAGACAAAACATCAAACAAAACTACACACTAAATGAGAAGACAACTCTCATCGTTatcttcaaataaaatcaaacggAACtcgggtgtgtttggtttgcaaaacagtaagtactggacagaacagtataagatagaacagtacaacacaaggcagaacaacacaggacaaattttttatggtattgagtaatttttagttttatacgatttttgagggacaacatgctattttggtattttagacaatttgtacgtgagacaaaaagttgtgatgtggtttggtgagggacaaaaatatgagtttttgtcctgtcccttgcctccaatttgtcctgtacctgaaacagttttacaaatcaaatacTGGACAATTAGAATTGTTCTGTCCTGTCcttattttttagcaaatcaaacgcacccgaAGAGGACCAACTTAGTTGAAAATCAGCACATCAATTCCATTGTGATAAACATGGAGCATAGAGATAGACCAATCCGATTTAGCTAAATATCATTGTTTGAAAATAATACCATGAAAATATGTTGTAAACATCTTAAAACTTACCAAAAACATGATAAATGTTATGATTTTGGTAGTGAAATATTGTTTGGATACTTCAACATGATAAATGTTCATGTGTAGAGCACTCCAATAGGCATTACGtagttttttgtattttttatttttctccatAAAGAACAACTACCCCTCTAATTTATTGGTCATGCCTCCAATATGGTTGAATGGTATCTATTGACTAAAACACAAGTTAACATCAATCTTATCACCTAATttcctttgtatttttaattgtgaTTCGTATCTAATCATCACCATCTATTAAAGATAATATGTATATAGGGTTGAATAAGATTTGTGTTAATTTCCTGAGATGACATGCTTATCTCTGGCTGATATTAAAAGTTTagcaattttgaatttgaatttttaatcacTTCTGACAAGGAACTCGCGGGTCATATTCATTGCTTCGTGACATTGTTAACTCTTACTAAATTTTAGCCGGTGCTCCGCTCGGAtttattgtaaagggattgacttacaaataataaaatgtcatatataataattaatggtgaaaaaataacacgtgataatttatagtagacaaaataaaacacttcataaaatatataaaatatgaaaatattataaaagaaaattcggtaatcctatcaataatttggatatatataaccaattttacatggaaattagggtagccgaaaaaaagtataaaatagaaggcatcaaacgtgatcattgacatgctcatagtttctagaacaaaaaagtataaaataaaagacatcaaacgtgatcattgatatgctcatagtttctagaacaaacgtgcaacatcaaataagtgtagatcatattttcttcaaaaaaaaaaggcaagagaataggaatgaaattggtgcgaatgcatttttttagatgaaatttgttaggttaaataattgcaaacctaataaagcaaatgagcgagaaaaaattaggttaaactagaccattgacccgtgctaacgcacatgtcatttaaaaaattaatactcactgaaaaaataagacattgtagttcgcttgaatgtaaaaattatcgtgaatcaaagcaaaatgtcaattaccatagactttgttattgttccataattctagtacgtagttcctattactttaacataacatataattttaaaagggaaactgaAGTTCATTGACATGTAAATAGtttcaataaataagaaaatgaatagtacacaaaaaagtcctacacattacggGAAACTTCTCTGTAGATCACACTTGATGCAACATCGGTATCATCGCCgtcgtcgtcattaatcaatatttttaaaccacccctcgaagtaacccgtgatattgcgacgtacaactgtccatgtgaaaaataacaaagatgaatccaaaacgacatctaaaaatttcaataaatagaTAGCTACCTCAGTTGACTCAATCATGCTTTCAATTGTAATTTGGTTAGTGTTGAGCAAGTCATCTGATAAAGACGCGGAGCTGTTCGTTGAAATTTGACTGACACTTCGGGTGAACTgtattgatgcatttttcattctaataAAATGGCACCAATGTTAATAGAAGAGTGGTGAGACCTCCAGACAACTTAattgtgacaaaaaaaacttgtctttattctaaagcatataaaaatgtaaatggtTACCGTGTCATGTACACAGCGACATCAGGCAAATCGCCATTAAGTATCAGCTTAGTCCCATTAAAGGCATTAGCAACTCCCataacacctaattttttttaaaatcaacagCAAGTGaacataatttcacatttcattgttgatatcAGCAGAAAGCACAAACTTAAAATACGACATACCTAAATACATGCGTGTCTTGCAAAACTGCAATATCAATATAGTAGGTGTGTCGTTGTCATGGTTGCCAAAAAAGGTCACAATTTTGTCAACATGTTCACCCCAAAGAGAGCAATGCAAGCGGTTGTTTCTGCaataaaatattaccaaaatatcaattcagaaacataaggtatattaaaattatattacaacCAAGTACAAAGAAAGAGACAAATCTTACTCAAGATCTTCTAAAGTGAGATCAATAACCCTGCTTTTCCTTTCGTCCTTTTCAGTTTCCCTTATATTACCTCTTTCAATTACATGACCAATAACATCTGAAATTACATATACAAAGGCAAAAACAAATGTATGAAATTCCTAAACGAATGCTTATAGGTAGAAATAATGTACAACACACATTCAGAATTGAAGTCTTACCCGTATATACTTCCTCGACAGTTGAAGAGAGAATTTCATTGAATGGCTTGAACTCAAAAACGTTCATAGGGATAGCAAGCGAGTGTACTTTGGTAAAAGTTGAATTGTGCATCATACTAAGCTTATGTTTGTGTGAAGTTACCTTATAAGGACTTTCATTAAAATCTACAATTGCATTTTCAAGCTGATATGTACCCCTTCTTGAACCATGGACCTGAACTTTGCCACCAAATCTTTTCTAGCTGTGGCGTGAATACGTCCA harbors:
- the LOC11412065 gene encoding helicase protein MOM1 isoform X2, with translation MVPSPSSSTKKMKSTTTSSPPLRRSERNRNVSSSNQKLPIRDSRIYRAILTQPKRKDCNKETDKKDKSTPEDSNTGEDKIDESSKEVSLDCKEVFEDCILPSEEGKAMDMRTESSSSGSAKEPSAKEATLGSAVVQSNSTTHETSDIPERVQSDCHEKETSQTLAIRDSDSNESLIRKCVGNEKGQNLTPSKRKSTVVDKHSDVSPRVVDDENCNLIVNPDPEKLCCNVVETSGPSKRIRGINNVDQHASKSNDEKSCTRSKEGKSGDPVEKPQGNTVENEKIRTLQRSLHRSLKPEIAKLCEILHLPDNVKSMAGKFLEYTMNNYKICTEPVSILQAFQLSLCWTAASLLSHKLDTEASLILAKQHLNFDCNKDAVDEINAMLWDLKDKFLLRTGSSGVNCSPKASESSNRVHSNTDVTSDVELTKKVISRISRNTKETQKRKDQWRELLHMQQENKLKLQRDFETEMADLGRRYKIEWVAIKSQALKKKKNEMLSNFTSGFDEMKTEIKSKYDVRLRALETEHLEARQKFRESSLQNELSNLVSSKELETPLNAPKILLSDEVLETSCAQATASELSREAAVGLPSTVRSTVYPENTAPLSADQISDGGLDGVVSSRPCNSSSPSNGHPATISLLNSPSSTQQVSDRVLPTIADGQIPVIVPELIRDAAVGFPSTVRTTDYPENAAPLNSSSTDQISDGGLDGVVSSSPCIFSSPGDGRPATSSLLNPPSSKQQVPDSVVPAITDGQIPVTMPENSHEEAECELVDNMEVNESTTPDNQEVVQRTIAENTSSQETSVSRARDSIEPREQVQVQPLSSVESPLSLPENSHEEAEYELIDNMEVNESTTPDNQEVVQRTIAENTLSQETSVSRARDPIEPREQVQVQPLSSVESPLSPVHILPANQPNRVSMVMEPPEQVRLPSSGFLSSNRDFCLLPLATGGVDREGTNKDSLSRQFPEAMIEVRNQAVEQPTSNMEVDSHSRLVVPPGSNMVLDSLVPGGFGAHLTDTRNMSTHRVINNLPIQTPAQLASRNFRPYFHDPLNYELERLRKLTDQNRKNHEDMKLQLKCNFEKEVEELHRKYDIQMKEIEVEFQKTKKNYDTQSRTVYIHKILADTFKKANFDPMFSGASGMLQGILPYGFSQLLFQPSRQQNATQPPLVASSSVCRPPTTTLQNSHVSTSSHTMVPPPTQASYNTSGNISGFSARIPHTNSISSPSGNQQTGREIRSPLRRLLPRLPSTSVSASGISGDIRTPAPPLPPYRPSASIPASTHSGEIRAPAPHLPPYRPSTTVPPSTHSGEIRTPAPHLMYRPSTFVPPSTHSGEIRGPAPHLPPYRPSTSVPASSFSGVPLCIPNQPAPSNSSANSLSLTSQWLPRPMPAISQFGPHRGHGHENTGGFPSPNLSAGDMRMSSNSQSSINLPNTMPRMSDHSQFGTSSSMPANSAQEATPSDVVCISDDD